The sequence below is a genomic window from Leisingera sp. M658.
GTCGACAACCGTCACATCATTGTGCTCGCCGGACAAGTGCCGGGCGATCTGCCAGCCAACCTGGCCCGCGCCGCAGATAATGACCTTCATTTGCGTGTCCCTTGGCGGAATTTCGGGCGGAGTTTCGCCCGACGTGAATGACAGAAGCCGCTTTCACGGTCAATTTAATTGTAACTTGCTCTGATTGCAGCCATTCTTTGCGTATGTGCAAGGATCGAACGATCATGGCGGCCTTGGTCCTGCTGCTTGGCACGGCGGCCTGCGGACCGCTTCCTGTTTACTACAGGCAGGGGGCAGAAGTTTCGCGCCTGCAAAGTGATGAGCTTGGCTGTGCGGCGCAATCGCTGCGGGATGCGCCCGTCGCCAATGAAATCCGCCAGCATCCCCCGGTTTTCCACCCCGGCCGCAAAGTCTGTTCCGGCGGCAGCTGTTACTACCGGCCCGGCTATTGGGTGGACGGCGGCATCTACACGGTGGATGTGAACAAACCCCTGCGCCTGCGGCTGGAGAAATCCTGCATGGCGGCCAAGGGCTACCAGCAGGTCGCGCTGAAACGCTGCACCCGGCGCAACCCGGCCGCAGTAGCCGGACCGCAACTGGCCCCGCTGAGCGAAGCCTCCTGTGCGCAACGCAACAAAGATGGCAGCGTCAGCATCCGCACCGGCGGCTAGGCGCACTCCCTTGCCGAAAATGCGCGGCAGGCTAACTTTGAATTGCGCCACCGGATCAGTTAGGCTGGTGCCGGATTGTTTGTTGATCAGTATTTTTAAGAGAAAGGTACCCGATGCGGATACATTTCCTGTTTGCCGCGCTGCCCCTTGCAGCTGTGACAGCCGCCTGCGAACCAGTGGCCCCGATTGCCCCGCCACCGACGGCGGCCCCAGCGCCGGCACCTGCAACTTACAGCGCGCCGGCAACGCGGCCGGCACCTGCAGCGGCGACCAGGGCCCCGGTGATCCCGGCAGAAGAAGCGCCTGAACCCGCCTATCAAGGCGGCGGCGGAGGTTCCGGCGGCGGCGGTGGTGGAGGAGGCAGTTGGTAATGTCTTTCGTGGCTTTCAGGGGCATTATTCGGGGCATATTCAAGTTATCTGCCCCTCCGGTCTTGGTGTGTGCTGCACTTCTTTCGGGCCAGGCTGCTTTGGCCGCCTACGAAACCCAGGAGAGCGGGACCGCAAGCGAGATCGCCATCGTCATTGGGATCCAGGACTATGACCATGTCTCTGACCTGACCAATACGCGGAACGATGCCGCCGCAGTTGCGGAGATGCTGAAGTCTTTCGGCTATTCGGTGTACGAAGGATATGACCTCGACAAACGCGGGTTCGAAGCCTTGCTGCGCCAGGCGGCTCTGAACATCCGTGAAGGCAGCCAGGTCTTCTTCTATTATGCAGGCCATGGCATTCAGCTGGGGCGGCGCAACTACCTGCTGACCAGCGACGCAGAGCTGAGCGGCATTAATGACCTGCCATTCCAATCTGTTACACTGGACCAGGTCTCTGCCATTCTGGGCGGCAAGGCCAGCAGCCAGATCCTGATGCTGGACTCCTGCCGGGACAACCCGGTTCCCCAGGCCAAACTCAACGCAGAAGTCGGGGCGCAGCTTTATGAGGCCCGTTCAGGGTTTGACGTCTTCAGGCCGCCACTCAATACCCTGGTGGCATTTTCGACCTCGCCAGGGGCAACTGCCCTGGACGGTGATCCAGGCGGCAACAGTCCGTACACAGCCTCTGTCATTCAGCATTTTCCCGCCCGCCCCGATGATGACGCGATGACGGTTCTCGCGGCGATCCGGGGCGACGTCTATGCCTCTACCGGCAATCAGCAGGTGCCTTGGGAAAGTTCAACTCTGATGCAGAAAATTTATCTGCGGCCGCCGGAACGGTCCATGAATGTAGCCGGAACGGAACCCGCCGCCATGCTGTCCAGCCTTGACCAGCTGCCAGCTGAGCTGTCGGTGAAAATCCCGCTGGGCCGGTCCCTGGAACTGGCGTCGGAAATCCAACCTTATATCGGCACGGGGACCACGGTGTCGATTGTTGAAACATCTTCGGCCGGTGTGACCTCGCTGCAGACCGGGACGGGATCCGGCCTTAGCCTCAATTACGCACCGCAACTGACCGAGCTCGCCGCCCGCAAGGATGGCGGTCAGGTGCGCAAAGACCGGATGGTGCTGCGCCTGGCCCAAGGCGAAGCGGTGCGCGACGTCACCCTGAACCTGGAAATGATTGCGCGGCAATGCGACCTGGAGGCCGGGGATCTTCTCGATCTTCAAGGCGTAGGTCTGTACCGTTATCCGAATGAGATCAACCTGGAAGCCGCGGAAACCGCCTGCCGGCAAGCCGCTGAGACGGCGCCGGAAATCGGCCGTTTCCATTACCAGCTGGGCCGTGCCGTTCTGGCTCAGGGCAGCCTGACCGGCGCGTTCTCCAATTTTCAGAAAGCTGCTGATCTGGGGCATGTCCGCGCCTACCACGCTCTGGCAAAGCTCTACACCAGCCCGAACATTGACCGCCAGGCAATCGCCATCCCCCTGGACCCGGAAAAGGCTGCCAGCCTTTGGGAAAAGGGCATCGCTGCGGGCGATCCTTTCGCCATGCATTCCCACGGCAAGCGGCTGTTGCACAGCACCCAGAACCCGCAAGACCGGGAGCGCGGCTTTGACCTGCTGAGCCGGGCAGTGGAGCTGGGGCATACCTATTCGATGAACGAACTGGGGGTCTTCTTTCTCTGGAGCGGCGCTGAACTGGCGCAGCCGGAGCGCGGTTTTTCCTACCTGCAGGCCTCTGCCGGGCGCGGCGATATCTATGGCACCGCCAACCTTGGCTATGTCTACCGCGATGGCGGCGCGGGTCAGGTGGTGGACAAAGAAAAAGCACGCGCGCTGTTTGCCGAGGCCGCACAGCTGGGCCATCCCCATGCCCCGGCTGAAATCGGCCGGATGATCATGGGCGGCGACCTGCCAGGCAGCGACGCAGCCGAAGCGCTGGAATGGTATGACATGGGGCTGTCGCGCGGCGACGCCTGGGGCGGCGCCAACGGTGCGTGGGTAGCCCTTAACAGGCTGCCGGACCGGATCCCCGCCCATGCTGCTGCTGCGCGGGCAGGCAAGGCGATGGCGCTGAATGATCCCGATGCTCGCGCCGCAGCGCGGGAATTGCTGACCGGGATGGCCGAAACAGACGTTGCCGCAGGCACCCAGTACATCCTGCGCCAGCTGGGGGCCGGGATTGCCATCGACGGCCAATTCGGCCCGTCCTCCCGCAAGCAACTGGGCAATTGGGCGCGCCAGGCAGGTTTGCCCGCAACCGTTCCCGGCGATGCCATCAGCCAGCTGCGACTGGCCGCGCAGGTCCATTTTGCGCTGAACCCGATCCGCCAGGACCTGTTCTGACCCTATGATGCAGCACCGCCCGCGCCCGGTGGTGCCGGGCGCAAAGGCGGCCTGATCAGGCCTGTTCTTCCTCAGCCTCCACATGCGCCACCCGGGCGCCTGCCTTGTTGGAGGTCACAACCCCCAGCGACTTCAGCTTGCGGTGCAGCGCAGACCGCTCCATGCCGACAAACGATGCCGTGCGGCTGATGTTGCCGCCAAAGCGATTGATCTGGGTCAGCAGGTATTCGCGCTCAAACGCCTCCCGCGCCTCACGCAGCGGCAATGTCGCCAGCGCGCCGGACAGGACCACCCGGCCCTCCTCCTGCGGCTTGTCTTCTTCGCGCGGCAAATCCTTAGCCTCGATCGGGCCGCTGCCATCACCTAGGATCAGCACCCGCTCCACCAGATTCTTAAGCTGGCGCACATTGCCCGGCCACAGCATGGTTTGCATCAGCGCCACCGCCTCTTCGGTCAGCACCCGCAGCGGCAGCCCCTGGGCTTCGTTGAACTGGGCAATGAAGTGGCCGGCCAGCAGCGGAATATCCTCGCGCCGGTCCGCCAGCGACGGCACCGCAACCGGCACCACATTCAGCCGGTGATACAGCTCTTGCCGGAAACCGCCTGCTTCGATTTCTGCATCCAGGTCCTTGTTGGTGGCGGAAACCACCCGCAGATCGACACGGATTTTGTCCGAACCGCCAACCCGCTGGAACTGCTGATCCACCAGCACACGCAGGATCTTGGATTGGGTGCCCAGCGGCATATCGGCAACTTCATCAAAGAACACCACACCGCCATGCGCCTGCTCCAGCAGGCCGGGTTCCACCCCGCGCTCCGAGGATTCGCGGCCGAACAGAACCTCTTCCATCCGGTCAGGTTCGATGCTGGCACAGTTCACCGTGATGAAGGGCGCGGAGGCCCGGTTTGAATTGGCATGGATATAACGCGCGGCAATCTCCTTGCCGCTGCCGGCCGGTCCGGTCAGCATTACCCTGCCGTTCGACTTGGTCACCTTGTCCAACTGGCTGATCAGCGTCCGGAACGACGCAGAGGTGCCGATCATTTCCGCAGGGCCTGTATCCCTGCGCTTGAGATCTGAATTTTCCCGGCGCAGGCGCGAGGTTTCCATGGCGCGGCGGATCACCACCATCAGCTGGTCGATGTTGAAGGGCTTCTCGATGAAATCATAGGCCCCCTGCTTGATCGCTGCGACAGCAATTTCGATGTTGCCGTGTCCGGAAATGATCACCACCGGAACTTCCGGATTGTCGCGCTTAACCGCCTTCAGGATATCGATACCGTCCATCTGGCTGTCCTTCAGCCAGATATCCAGAATCATCAGCGCCGGTTCGGCGTCTTCCAGACGGGCCATGCATTCGTCGGAATTGGCAGCCTTTCGGGTGGCATAGCCTTCATCCTCCAGAATGTCCGAGACCAGTTCCCGGATGTCGCGCTCGTCATCTACAATCAGAATGTCACTCATGTCAGACCTGCTTTCACTGTGCTCTTGTTTGGCGCCGCTGCCCGGTTTGCGGCGGGCAGACGGATTACCGCCATCGCGCCGTAATGCGCGTGTCCCTCGAATACCGGGGCATCTTCCAGCGTCAGCGTGCCCCCGTGCTCTTCGATGATTTTCTTAACGATCGGCAGCCCCAGCCCGGTGCCCGCATCCCGCGTGGTCACATAAGGCTCAAACAGCCGTGCCCGGTCTTCGGGCAAGCCGATGCCGTTGTCGGCAATACGGACTTCATAGAAATTGCCTGCCTTGACCGCCGCCACCCGGATCTCTGGCACCAGCCCCTGCGGGTTTTCCTTTATCTGCAGGCTTTCAATGGCTTCGCCTGCGTTTTTGATCAGATTGGTCAAGGCCTGGCCAATCATTGTAGCATCCAGATCCGAGGGCATGGCTGTCTCAGACAGCTCCGCCTTGATCCGGACACCGGGCTGGCCCTGCTGCTGCAGGATAACCGCATCCCGCAGCAGTTTGACCAGATCCTCTTCGCGCCGCTCCGGTTCCGGCATGCGGGCGAATTTCGAGAATTCATCGACGATCCTGCGCAGATCATTGGTCTGGCGCACAATCACATCGGTCATGGATTGCAGCTGATCGCTGTTCTCTTCGCCCAGTTTGGGCGCGAATTTGCGTTTGATCCGTTCCGCGCTCAGCTGGATCGGGGTCAGCGGGTTCTTGATCTCATGGGCAATCCGGCGCGCCACATCGCCCCAGGCCGCCATCCGCTGGGCGCTGACAAGGTCGGTCACATCATCAAACGCCACCACATAGCCTTCCAGCCGGCCCTGTTCCGACCGGCGCGGCGACATCCGCACCAGCAGGTTTTCCAGCCGGCCCTGACGCGTGACTTTGATTTCCTCCTGCACCACCTCGGCACTGGTTTCGATCAATTCCACAAACAGCGGCCCGAACTCCGGCACTGCAACGGATAAGGCCAGGGATTGCTGATCCTCCTGCCAGTCCAACAGCCGCTCAGCCGAGCGGTTCACAAATGTGACACGCCCGTCGGCATCCAGCCCGGCAACCCCGGACGTTACCGATGACAGCACCGAATCAAACAGGCGGCGGCGGCGTTCAATCTGGCGGGTATTGTCCAGAAGCCGCCCGTGCTGCACCTTAAGTTCGCGCGTCATCTGATTGAAATACTGACCCAATTGGGAAATTTCATCGCCGCCGTCGTCAATCGGCACCTGCACGTCCAAATTGCCAGAGCCAACCCGTTGCGCCGCTACCGTCAGCCGTCCGACCGGACGCGACAACCGCTCGGCAAACCACATCCCCAACCACATCGCCGCCAGGATCAGAATCACTGCAAAACCGATATAAAGCAGCGCAAATTCAAACAGCACCCTGCCGCGCTCGCTTTCCAGCTGCTGATACAGATGGGCTGTTTCCTGGGTGTCATCCAGAAGGTTCAGAAGCTCGCCGTCCACATCGCGGCTGATGTACAGGAACCGGTCGACAAACGCCTCCAGCCGCACCAGCGCGCGGAATTCACTGTTGCTCCAGTCCTCGATCAGCAGGAAACCGTCCGCACGGGCGGCACCGATCTGGCGGTTGTTCGGCTTCTCAAAATCGAATTCGTAAGACCGCTCGCCGCGCGCCCGGATCAGGCCGGCACTGTCGACAATATAAGCCTCGCGCAGCCCGCGCTGGATTTGCAGCTGGCCTTGCGACAGCACCAGACGAAGCTCTGCGTCATTGATGAAAAAACTACGGGAACGGCTGTTGTCCAGGTAACGCGCCAGTGCCCGGGCATCTTCGGTCAGGTCATTTTTCTGCTGTGTCTGATACGCGTCCGCCGCAGCCAGCGAGCTGCCGATCACCTGCCGCACCCGCTGGGAAAACCAGCCCTCCAGCCCGACATTCACCGTCAGCACAGCAAATACAGCCACGATGACTGTGGGGATCAGCGCCAGAAATCCAAAAGCGCCAATCAATCGCAGATGCAGGCGGGATCCAGCTGATTTAGAGCGCCGCGCCGCAAACAGCCGCACGATCTGCGCCATAACCAGCGCCGCGATGGCAAGGATATACACCAGGTCGGCCAGCAGAATCAGCCGCAGCGATCCGGACGACGCGCCCTGCCCCAACGGACCGATTATAAGGAATGTCGCCAGTGCCAGAACCGGCCCCAGCACCACCAGCCCGATGGTGCCGATATTGCGGGCCCGGCGGGTTCTCCGCCACCGGTCCAAGGCCGCAAAAGGCCCGTATGCTGCCCTCAGATGTGACTTATGCGCCACTGACTGCCCTCATCCTGATGTGCGACTCTTTGCAAGTCACCGCCATATCTCGTGGCCCTGCCTAGGAAATTCACAACAAGGCCACATTTCTGTGGCGATATTACATCAGTTTGCGGCGGCGTGTCACCTCAATATCCAGATCGGTGATCTTCTTTCGCAAAGTATTCCGGTTGATCCCCAGCAATTCGGCGCATTTCGCCTGGTTTCCGCCGGTTGCCGTCAGCGCGATTTCGATCAGCGGCGTCTCTACTTCACGCAGCAGCCGCATATAGAGACCCGGCGGCGGCAGCAAGTCGCCATGCAAATCGAAATAGCGCTGCAGATGGCGGGCCACGGACTCAGATAGCTTTTCATTGGCCAGACCTGCCACCGCAGGCTCCGGCCCGCTCTGCGGCCCCAGCACAGCGGCCGCATCGGACTCGCTGATTTCCTCATTGCGGGCCGTCAGTGCCAGCCGACGGACGGTGTTTTCCAGCTGGCGGACGTTGCCGGGCCAACCGAAATGGCGCAGCGCTTCGCGGGCGCCCTCGCTCAGCTCGCGGTGCGGCGCGCCTTCGTTCTCAGCCCGGATCAGGAAATGCTCGGCCAGCAGCGGAATATCCTCCACCCGTTCCCGCAGCGCCGGCACTTGCAGCGCGGTGCCGCAGATCCGGTAGTAGAGATCCTGGCGCAGCTCCCCGGCCTCCATCGCCGCGGCCAGGTCTTTCTGACTGGACGCGATGAAGCGCGGGGCATGGTCGCCCGGTGTGTCCATCATCCGCACCAGCCGGGCCTGCGCTTCTTCCGGCAGGTCCGCCAATTCATCAACCACCAGCGAGCCGCCCTTGGCCTGGGCCAGCAGCCGCGCCGGGCCTTCCAGGTCGATCAATGCCGCGGCATCAGCGTGGATAAAGGGCAAAGTCCGCCGGTCTGAAAAGTCATGAATAGCCTGCGCAATCAGGGATTTACCCGTGCCGCTTTCGCCAGTGATCAACAACGGCAGTTCCGTGTTCATCACTCTGGCGATCAGCCGGTACAGTGCCTGCATCACCTCGCTGCGGCCAATCAGCGGCAGCTCTTCCGGATGATCTGGCGCTTCGGTCTTTGCGGTGGCAGGCGCCACCCGCTTGGTCGCCAATGCTTTGGCCGTGCGCTTCATCAGCTCGGGCAGGTCAAAAGGTTTCGGCAGATAGTCGTAGGCTTCTGCTTCCTCCGCCTTGATTGCAGTCATGATGGTGTTCTGCGCCGAGATCACGATCACCGGCAGCCCGGGCCGGTCGGCCTGGATTTTGGGCAGCATCTCCAGCCCGTTCCCGTCCGGCATCATCACGTCTGAAATTACGGCATCGCCTTTCCCTTCGGCCACCCAGCGCATCAGCGTGGTCAGCGAAGAGGTCGCATGCACTTTGCAGCCCGCGCGCGTCAGCGCCTGGGTCAGTACGGTGCGGATGGTGCGGTCGTCATCTGCGACCAGAACGGTGCCGTCCATGGATCAGCTCTCCTGCGGTTTTGCGTCACGCGGCACGCGTGACAGCGACAGCCGGAACAGCGTGCGCCCGGGAACCGAGCTTACAGATATCCAGCCATTATGCTCCGAGAGGATCTTGCTCACCAACGCAAGCCCCAGCCCGGTGCCATTCTCCCGGCCCGATACAAACGGGTCGAATATGTCATCCTTGATCTTCTCCGGCAGCCCCGGCCCGTCGTCGCAGATTTCAATTTGCAGCGGCAGAAGCTTGCCTGTTCCATCACTGCGGCGCAGCCGGAAGGAATGCTCATAGAAAGTACGGATGGAAATATTTCCACCCTTATTATCAGCCGCTTCCGAGGCATTCTTAAGAAGGTTCAACACCACCTGCAGCAGCTGATCCGCATCCCCCCAGGCCATCGGCAGCGAGGGATCGTAGTTTTCCGTTATGGTCATGCGGGCACCAAACCCCAGAAGCGCCGACCGCCGCGCCCGGTCCAGCACATCATGCAGGTTCACCGGCTTGAAGGCCGGCCCGGTCAGGTTTCCGAACTGCTCCACCTGATCCAGAAGCTTCACGATCCGGCGGCTTTCGCTGACGATCAGGTCAGTCAGCTCCAAGTCTTCGGAACTCAGGTTCATACTCAATAGCTGGGCTGCGCCAGTGATCCCCGCCAGCGGGTTCTTGATCTCATGTGCCAGCATCTCCGCCATGCCGATGGCCGAGGCAGCGGCGGATTTGGCGGAATGGGTCTGTGTCATCCGCCCGGCAAGTTCGCGCGGGGTGACCATCAGCAGCATCACCCCGTCCTGCCCTTGCAAGGGCGCGATCTGCACCCCGCATTGCAGCGGCGCCCGGCTGCCCGAACCGACATCGATGTCATTCACGAACAGCGGCGTGCCCTGAACACGGGCGCGGGCAAAGGCTTCTTCAATCGGCGCGTCAATGGCCAGCGTGTCCCAAACGGGCTGCCCTGCCAGCGCCTTGCGTGAGGTATTCAGAAATCCCTCAGCCGCCGCATTCACATCGGCAATCCTGTCCCGGGAATCGATCAGGAACGCGGGCACTGGCAGCGAGGCCCAGAGGGCGGCACTGTCCATCATGCGGCGGCCTCCGGCTGTTGCACGCTCAGCGCCTCAGGCAGCAAGGCCAATACGTCCTGCGGGTTTTTCCCGGTCAGCACAGCGCGGCGCATGGCTGGTCCGGATCCAGCCTCATCCATGTACCAGCCCAGATGCTTGCGGGCGACACGCACCCCCAGATCCAGCCCGTAAAACTCCAGCATCGCCTTGTAATGCTCTGAAACCATATGGATCAACGCATCACCTTCCGGCACATCCGGTGCCGGCGCACCCCATAGCTCATGGGCCACCTGAGCAAGCAGCCAGGGCTTGCCTTCGGCGCCGCGCCCGATCATCACGCCGTCAGCACCGGACAATTCCAGCGCCCGGCGTGCGGTTGCAGTGTCCAAAATGTCGCCATTGGCCAGCAGCGGCACGCTGACTGCGTCCTTCACCGTCCGGATCGCCCTCCAATCCGCCGACCCCTTGTAGAACTGGCAGCGGGTGCGGCCATGAATCGTAATCATCTGCACGCCGGCTTCGCAGGCCCGCCGCCCCACATCCGGCGCGTTCAGGCAGTTGTCGTCCCAGCCCAGCCGGGTCTTCAGTGTGACCGGCACATCGACAGCCTCCACCACCGCCTCGATCAGTTTCAGCGCGTGATCCGGCGTTTTCAGCAGGGCTGAGCCTGAATAGCCATTGGTCACCTTCTTGGCCGGGCAGCCCATGTTGATGTCGATGATCCGCGCGCCCTGCCCGGCTACGTGTTTCGCGGCCTCGGAAATCCAGTATTCATCCCGTCCGGCCAGCTGCACTGCAGTATTTTCCACATCTGCGCTCAGCTCCGCCCGTTCGCGCACGCCGGGCTTGGCCTGTACCATCTCCTGGCTTGCCACCATCTCACTCACCATCAGCCCCGCTCCGAAAGAGCGGACCAGATCCCGGAACGGACGGTCGGTGATTCCAGCCATCGGCGCCAATGCAATCGGCGGAGACATGGAGGTGGTTCCAAGCGTGAAGGACAACTGCCTAATCCTTGTGCAACTGAGATGTTTTTATCCGAAGCCTTTGCTATGCAGCAATGAAACTGCGCTTTGCAAGGCACAGCAAATCACCACTTGCCTATTTTTCAGGCACATTCCGTGGGGTGATTGCCTATCCCTGCGCCACCTCATAAACAAATGCCGAACTTATCATGAGGCCCGCATGACCACCGCAGCCCTGATCGTCGCCGCCGGCCGCGGCACCCGTGCAGGCGGCGGCACGCCGAAACAATGGCGTCCGCTGAAAACCCGCCGGGTGATTGACTGGACCCTCGAAGCCTTTGAAAAAGCAGGCGTGGATCTCACGGTGCTTGTGCTGTCGCCCGATGACACCGCCGCTTGGGGCGAATTCTCCGGGCACCCCAGCTTGATCCTGGCCGAGGGTGGTGCCGAACGCGCAACCTCTGTCCTGAACGGGTTGAAGGCCCTGGAGACGCATGGCGTGGAGAAAGTGCTGATCCACGACGCCGCCCGGCCCTGTGTCAGCAGTGATCTGATCCAAAGCATTCTCGATGCCTTGGACGAGATCCCTGCAGCAGCCCCGGCTCTTGCTGTGACCGACGCGCTGTGGACTGGCGCCGAGAACACCGTCACGGGCACTCAGGACCGCAACGGCCTCTACGCCGCTCAAACCCCCCAGGGCTTCCGGTTTCAGAACATACTGGCCGCACATCTGTCCCATCCCGGCGGCGCGGCGGATGACGTTGAGGTTGCGCGCGCCGCAGGTCTTGACGTTGCAATCATTCCGGGCGAGCCGGACAATATCAAAATCACCCGCCCCGCGGATTTCACCAGGGCGGAACGCATTCTGGGAGCTGACATGGATATCAGGCTTGGCAATGGCTACGACGTGCACCGGTTCGGCCCCGGTGACAGCGTGATCCTCTGCGGTGTGGAAATCCCGCATGAGAAAACCCTGCAAGGCCACTCCGACGCCGATGTCGGGATGCACGCCGTCACCGATGCGATCTATGGCGCACTGGCGCGCGGCGACATCGGCCAGCATTTCCCGCCCTCCGATCCGCAGTGGAAGGGTGCTGCCAGCGAGATCTTCCTGCGCCATGCCGCCGATCTGGCGCGCGAGATGGGTTTCACCCTGTCGAACGTCGATTGCACCCTGGTCTGCGAATACCCCAAAGTCGGCCCCCACGCGGCCCGCATGCGTGAAGTCATGGCCCAAATCCTGGGTATCGAGGCTGACAGGGTTTCGATCAAAGCCACAACGTCCGAACGTCTCGGCTTTACCGGGCGCGGTGAGGGCATCGCCGCCATCGCCACCGCTGCGCTGGTGAAGGCATGACCCCAGCGCAAGCAATCGGCACCGTCTGCGGCGTTGGCTACATCCGCCCGGCCCCCGGCACCTGGGGATCGCTGGCCGCCCTGCCCTTGGCTTACGGCTTGCATCAGCTGGGCGGTTTCCCCCTGCTGGCCCTGGCGACCCTTGCCTGCATCCCGGCTGGCATCTGGGCGACCAAGATCATGACCGCCGGCAGCGACAACCACGACCCCTCGGAAATTGTGGTGGATGAGGTCGCAGGCCAGTGGATCGCGCTTTGGGCCATCTCCTATCCGGCCTGGGCGCATGGCATTCCTATCACCGCACTTTGGCCCGGCTGGATCAGCGCGTTCCTGCTGTTCCGCCTGTTCGACATCTGGAAACCGGGCCCCGTCGGCTGGGCAGATCGCCAGGAGGGCCCGTTTGGTGTTATGATGGATGATGTCATCGCCGGCATCATGGCCGCCATCGGCGTTGCCCTGCTGGCCGGCTTCTCGCACGGGGTACTGGGATTATGAGTGTGGATGTGGCAAAGCTGATCACCCAGGCAAAGGCGGCAGGTCTCACCATTGCCACCGCCGAAAGCTGCACCGGCGGCATGATTGCGGCGGCGCTTACGGATATTCCCGGCTCCTCCGCCGTGGTCGATCGCGGCTTTGTCACCTATTCCAACGACGCCAAGATGCAGATGCTGGGCGTAAAGACGGAAACTCTGGACGCCAAAGGGGCGGTCAGCGAGGACGTTGCGGCTGAGATGGCCGCAGGTGCGGTGACACAGGCAGGTGTTTCGCTCGCGGTCTCCGTCACTGGCATCGCCGGTCCCGGCGGATCAGAGTTCAAACCCGAGGGCCGCGTCTGTTTCGGCCTAGCCCGTGCCGGTCATCCTGCGGTCACTGAAACCGTGGACTTCGGCGCCATTGGCCGCGCCAATGTCCGAACCGCCGCCCGCGACCATGCACTGTCTTTGCTGATGCAGGCGGTTTCGTAAACCGGGTGCATTCCGGGCAGCGCCTGCAAAAGCCTGCCCAAAAAACCGGCACTTGCAAAAAAGCCGCCGAATTGTGCGGCTTGCGAACCTCTGCCGCTTTTTTTCGCGCAGGTTTTCCGCTTTCTCCTGACCTCACCGGTTTTTCAAGGGGAAGGAACACTCGGATGAACGGAGCGGATACCGCATGGATCATTGTGGCCACGGCCCTGGTCCTCTTCATGACATTG
It includes:
- a CDS encoding nitrogen regulation protein NR(II), which translates into the protein MMDSAALWASLPVPAFLIDSRDRIADVNAAAEGFLNTSRKALAGQPVWDTLAIDAPIEEAFARARVQGTPLFVNDIDVGSGSRAPLQCGVQIAPLQGQDGVMLLMVTPRELAGRMTQTHSAKSAAASAIGMAEMLAHEIKNPLAGITGAAQLLSMNLSSEDLELTDLIVSESRRIVKLLDQVEQFGNLTGPAFKPVNLHDVLDRARRSALLGFGARMTITENYDPSLPMAWGDADQLLQVVLNLLKNASEAADNKGGNISIRTFYEHSFRLRRSDGTGKLLPLQIEICDDGPGLPEKIKDDIFDPFVSGRENGTGLGLALVSKILSEHNGWISVSSVPGRTLFRLSLSRVPRDAKPQES
- the dusB gene encoding tRNA dihydrouridine synthase DusB, whose product is MSFTLGTTSMSPPIALAPMAGITDRPFRDLVRSFGAGLMVSEMVASQEMVQAKPGVRERAELSADVENTAVQLAGRDEYWISEAAKHVAGQGARIIDINMGCPAKKVTNGYSGSALLKTPDHALKLIEAVVEAVDVPVTLKTRLGWDDNCLNAPDVGRRACEAGVQMITIHGRTRCQFYKGSADWRAIRTVKDAVSVPLLANGDILDTATARRALELSGADGVMIGRGAEGKPWLLAQVAHELWGAPAPDVPEGDALIHMVSEHYKAMLEFYGLDLGVRVARKHLGWYMDEAGSGPAMRRAVLTGKNPQDVLALLPEALSVQQPEAAA
- a CDS encoding bifunctional 2-C-methyl-D-erythritol 4-phosphate cytidylyltransferase/2-C-methyl-D-erythritol 2,4-cyclodiphosphate synthase, with amino-acid sequence MTTAALIVAAGRGTRAGGGTPKQWRPLKTRRVIDWTLEAFEKAGVDLTVLVLSPDDTAAWGEFSGHPSLILAEGGAERATSVLNGLKALETHGVEKVLIHDAARPCVSSDLIQSILDALDEIPAAAPALAVTDALWTGAENTVTGTQDRNGLYAAQTPQGFRFQNILAAHLSHPGGAADDVEVARAAGLDVAIIPGEPDNIKITRPADFTRAERILGADMDIRLGNGYDVHRFGPGDSVILCGVEIPHEKTLQGHSDADVGMHAVTDAIYGALARGDIGQHFPPSDPQWKGAASEIFLRHAADLAREMGFTLSNVDCTLVCEYPKVGPHAARMREVMAQILGIEADRVSIKATTSERLGFTGRGEGIAAIATAALVKA
- a CDS encoding phosphatidylglycerophosphatase A; the encoded protein is MTPAQAIGTVCGVGYIRPAPGTWGSLAALPLAYGLHQLGGFPLLALATLACIPAGIWATKIMTAGSDNHDPSEIVVDEVAGQWIALWAISYPAWAHGIPITALWPGWISAFLLFRLFDIWKPGPVGWADRQEGPFGVMMDDVIAGIMAAIGVALLAGFSHGVLGL
- a CDS encoding CinA family protein; this encodes MSVDVAKLITQAKAAGLTIATAESCTGGMIAAALTDIPGSSAVVDRGFVTYSNDAKMQMLGVKTETLDAKGAVSEDVAAEMAAGAVTQAGVSLAVSVTGIAGPGGSEFKPEGRVCFGLARAGHPAVTETVDFGAIGRANVRTAARDHALSLLMQAVS